One genomic segment of Thermococcus peptonophilus includes these proteins:
- a CDS encoding helix-turn-helix transcriptional regulator has protein sequence MLKKVLAAFLFLSLFLPFSAAQYTVEFNELVVYPDGYVKVVQAVRPAEYTVAVSIPLLDESPQGVMVVDEAGSPIPYEIANSTLTAYFENASLIKIIYYTSALTSKEGPVWKIKFTSNVPVRIHLPDNAVVVKLNEVPLQVDKNHLVMPPRNVSISYVIEKFSANDPAYSGDSSSGGNLSGVPPEASPNKGSGVNWLIYLLPALGLASLGAGYSVLKRKGEKSKDEKVALPMTREEYRRKLEESDLNSDEIRVLLYIYDRGGRTTQAEVKKMLNIPKTTAWRMFKRLEEMGFVRVYKKRRENWVELVF, from the coding sequence GTGCTTAAAAAAGTCTTAGCCGCTTTCCTTTTCCTTTCATTGTTCCTTCCGTTCTCTGCGGCGCAGTACACGGTAGAATTTAATGAACTGGTTGTCTACCCCGATGGGTACGTTAAGGTCGTTCAGGCCGTAAGGCCCGCTGAATACACCGTCGCTGTTAGTATTCCCCTGCTGGATGAGTCTCCTCAGGGCGTTATGGTGGTAGATGAAGCAGGTTCTCCAATCCCCTACGAGATAGCCAACTCAACCCTAACGGCGTATTTTGAGAACGCGAGCTTGATCAAAATCATATATTATACTTCCGCCCTCACTTCCAAGGAAGGCCCGGTGTGGAAGATTAAATTCACATCCAACGTCCCTGTGAGAATTCACCTTCCCGATAACGCGGTTGTTGTCAAGCTGAATGAGGTGCCCCTCCAGGTGGATAAGAACCACCTCGTAATGCCCCCTAGAAACGTGAGCATCTCGTACGTAATTGAGAAGTTCTCGGCCAATGACCCGGCCTATTCGGGAGATTCCTCCAGCGGCGGTAATCTCAGTGGAGTCCCTCCTGAGGCATCCCCAAACAAAGGGAGCGGCGTGAACTGGCTCATCTACCTGCTACCGGCTCTGGGCCTCGCGTCCCTCGGTGCAGGGTACTCAGTCCTGAAGAGAAAAGGAGAGAAGTCCAAAGATGAAAAGGTTGCCCTCCCCATGACCAGGGAAGAATACAGGAGAAAGCTGGAGGAGAGCGACCTTAACAGCGACGAGATAAGGGTGCTCCTCTACATCTACGACAGAGGAGGCAGAACCACCCAGGCTGAGGTGAAAAAGATGCTTAACATCCCCAAGACGACCGCATGGAGGATGTTTAAGCGCCTTGAGGAGATGGGGTTTGTGAGAGTCTATAAGAAGAGGAGGGAGAACTGGGTCGAACTCGTGTTTTGA